In Corylus avellana chromosome ca2, CavTom2PMs-1.0, the following proteins share a genomic window:
- the LOC132172251 gene encoding receptor-like protein 6: protein MRIPLFSCLFLIFIFCISMSSGRGNADICFSEQDLILSSLCLSDEQSLLLQWKNSLVFDNASSTKLVYWNQSVDYCSWKGVICYERCVRILDLTNESISDGLDNSSSLSGLLSLQHLGLAYNKLKTFPHFLRDRSTFSALDLSNNEIHGEIPNWIWNLTYLLSMNLSYNYLTTLDLSLLGMSNLKVLDLRSNQLQGQLLVFPEPAIYLDFSRNNFSSFIPPSIGNSLASTSFLSLSSNKFYGSIPESICNITNLRLLDLSNNSLSGTIPQCLFKMSESHQDVRNGGWNRGLGVLNLRKNNLTGAISNSFPRNCSLQTLNLNDNQLEGKLPKSLARCTSLEVLDLGNNHIQDVFPCYLKNLSMLHVLVLRSNKFYGLIDCSRPNASWSMLQIVDLAANNFTDKLPIKYLSDWKAITDERNEAQYQLSPLRFEDNSSSWAFSFIYPFSLGIPCGYQEVVNIYYQNGLTITIKGVQVELVKILTIFNSLDFSCNNFDGPIPRELGELKSLRGLNLSHNAFTGKISQSLGKLTYLESLDLSSNMFTGEISVKLAEGLIFLSFLNLSFNQLEGKIPLIKQFTTFSESSYKGNIGLCGFPLKEKCTHEEPGSSPPISKEARLENRIDWNFLSTELGFIFGFGIIIGPLMFWKKWRICYFKLADDIFFKMFPQLYIRIENRGRRAHRNQK from the coding sequence ATGAGAATTCCACTCTTTTCATGCCTTTTCTTGATCTTCATATTCTGCATCTCTATGTCGTCTGGACGGGGGAATGCTGACATATGCTTCTCCGAACAAGATCTCATACTCTCCTCCCTATGTCTTAGCGATGAGCAATCCTTGTTGCTCCAGTGGAAGAACAGCCTCGTATTTGACAATGCTTCATCCACAAAACTGGTGTACTGGAATCAAAGTGTCGATTACTGTTCATGGAAAGGCGTAATTTGCTACGAGAGATGTGTTCGCATCCTCGACCTGACCAATGAATCCATCTCGGATGGGCTCGACAATTCAAGCAGCCTCTCAGGTCTTCTGTCTCTCCAACACCTGGGTTTGGCTTATAACAAGTTGAAAACATTTCCTCACTTCTTGAGAGATCGATCCACATTTTCAGCACTAGACCTTTCAAACAACGAGATTCATGGGGAGATTCCAAATTGGATTTGGAATCTTACTTATCTTCTCTCGATGAATCTTTCTTATAACTATCTGACGACTCTAGATTTGTCTTTACTCGGCATGTCTAATTTGAAAGTCTTAGACCTTCGCTCCAACCAGCTTCAAGGGCAACTCTTAGTTTTCCCAGAACCTGCTATATACTTGGATTTTTCAAGGAATAATTTCAGCTCTTTCATACCACCTAGCATTGGTAATTCCCTTGCTTCCActtctttcctctctctttcaaGCAATAAATTTTATGGGAGCATCCCCGAATCAATATGTAATATTACAAATCTTCGTCTTCTAGATTTGTCTAATAATTCATTGAGTGGTACGATTCCCCAATGCTTATTTAAGATGAGTGAGTCTCATCAAGACGTGAGGAATGGAGGTTGGAATCGAGGTTTAGGGGTGCTGAATCTAAGGAAAAACAACCTCACCGGTGCAATTTCTAATTCGTTTCCAAGAAATTGTAGCTTACAGACTTTAAATCTCAATGATAACCAACTGGAAGGAAAGCTGCCAAAATCTCTAGCTAGATGCACATCTTTGGAAGTTTTAGACCTCGGGAACAACCACATCCAGGATGTCTTCCCATGTTACTTGAAGAACTTATCCATGTTGCACGTTCTTGTTCTAAGatctaacaaattttatggGCTCATTGATTGTTCAAGGCCTAATGCTTCGTGGTCAATGCTTCAAATTGTGGACCTAGCTGCAAACAATTTTACCGATAAGCTTCCAATAAAATACCTTTCTGATTGGAAGGCAATAACAGATGAAAGAAATGAGGCCCAATATCAGCTCAGTCCCCTCCGATTTGAGGATAATTCCTCATCTTgggccttttcttttatttatccTTTTAGTCTAGGGATACCTTGTGGTTATCAAGAAGTGGTGaatatttattatcaaaatgGGTTAACAATTACCATCAAAGGTGTCCAAGTAGAGCTGGTGAAGATCCTAACTATATTCAACTCCCTTGACTTCTCATGCAACAATTTTGACGGGCCTATACCTAGAGAATTAGGAGAACTCAAATCACTACGTGGTCTCAACTTGTCTCATAATGCTTTCACTGGCAAAATCTCACAATCTCTAGGAAAATTGACTTATCTTGAATCATTGGACTTGTCAAGCAACATGTTTACCGGTGAGATTTCAGTCAAACTTGCAGAAGGTCTTATTTTCCTATCATTTCTTAACCTTTCATTCAATCAATTGGAGGGAAAGATTCCATTGATCAAGCAATTTACAACATTCTCGGAAAGTTCCTACAAAGGAAACATAGGATTATGTGGCTTtcctttgaaagaaaaatgcacaCATGAAGAGCCGGGATCGTCACCTCCAATATCTAAAGAAGCACGTTTGGAGAATAGAATTGACTGGAACTTCTTAAGTACTGAATTGGGATTTATTTTTGGCTTTGGGATTATTATTGGACCTCTTATGTTTTGGAAGAAGTGGAGGATATGCTACTTCAAACTTGCtgatgacattttttttaagatgtttCCTCAGCTTTATATTAGAATAGAAAATCGTGGAAGACGAGCACACAGAAATCAGAAATAA